Proteins encoded in a region of the Haloarcula sp. CBA1129 genome:
- the purD gene encoding phosphoribosylamine--glycine ligase, with translation MSETVLLVGGGGREHAIARSLTDSPGELYACASNRNPGIVALADGFEALDTTNPKAVTTYAREVDATLAVIGPEAALAAGVADALDDAGVYTFGPQEQEARIETDKAFQRRFMREHDIPGCPDFETFEDMDAACEYIDEYDGDLAVKPAGLTGGKGVRVIGDQCTAEEAKEYLRNADYGRVVLEERLVGEEFTVQAFVANGQLRVTPAVQDHKRAYEGDEGPNTGGMGSYSDSSLHLPFMDEDDYMDAVDVLRATVEALDGYKGVLYGQFMLTETGPRVVEFNARFGDPEAMNTLPVLNTDFLDVLTAARDEEPLPQLSFRPMATVCKYAVPDGYPTDPDAGAKVTIDDDVIAEVVNDHRAQSNEDAETAPEALLFYASVDDREDGIYTTTSRSYAVVGLAATVSDAEAIAEEALQRAGTEGLRVRHDIGKADLVQQRIDHMNDIRGGAD, from the coding sequence ATGTCAGAGACAGTGCTGCTCGTGGGTGGCGGCGGCCGGGAACACGCGATTGCGCGCTCGCTCACGGACTCGCCGGGAGAGCTATACGCCTGTGCTAGCAACCGGAACCCGGGTATCGTCGCCCTCGCCGACGGCTTCGAGGCACTCGATACGACCAACCCGAAGGCCGTGACGACCTACGCCCGGGAGGTCGACGCGACGCTGGCCGTTATCGGCCCCGAGGCAGCACTCGCCGCGGGGGTCGCCGACGCGCTGGACGACGCTGGCGTCTACACCTTCGGGCCACAGGAGCAGGAGGCCCGCATCGAGACCGACAAGGCGTTCCAGCGGCGGTTCATGCGGGAACACGACATCCCCGGCTGCCCGGACTTCGAGACGTTCGAAGACATGGACGCCGCCTGCGAGTACATCGACGAGTACGACGGCGACCTCGCGGTCAAACCCGCCGGCCTCACCGGCGGCAAGGGCGTCCGGGTCATCGGCGACCAGTGTACCGCCGAGGAGGCCAAGGAGTACCTCCGGAACGCCGACTACGGCCGCGTCGTCCTCGAAGAGCGTCTCGTCGGCGAGGAGTTCACTGTTCAGGCGTTCGTTGCTAACGGTCAGTTGCGCGTCACGCCAGCGGTGCAGGACCACAAGCGCGCCTACGAGGGCGATGAGGGGCCAAACACCGGTGGGATGGGGAGTTACTCCGATTCTAGCCTCCACCTGCCGTTCATGGACGAGGACGACTACATGGACGCTGTCGACGTGCTCCGGGCTACCGTGGAGGCCCTCGACGGCTACAAGGGCGTTCTCTACGGCCAGTTCATGCTCACAGAGACCGGGCCACGCGTCGTGGAGTTCAATGCCCGCTTTGGCGACCCCGAGGCGATGAACACGCTCCCGGTACTCAACACGGACTTCCTCGACGTGTTGACCGCCGCCCGCGACGAGGAACCCCTGCCACAGCTCTCCTTCCGGCCGATGGCGACTGTCTGCAAGTACGCCGTCCCGGACGGCTACCCGACCGACCCCGATGCCGGGGCAAAGGTGACCATCGACGACGACGTTATCGCTGAAGTCGTCAACGACCACCGCGCCCAGTCCAACGAGGACGCGGAGACAGCCCCCGAGGCCCTGCTGTTCTACGCCAGCGTCGACGACCGCGAGGACGGCATCTACACGACCACGTCGCGGTCCTACGCCGTTGTCGGACTGGCAGCGACGGTTAGCGACGCGGAGGCCATCGCCGAGGAGGCGCTCCAGCGGGCCGGTACGGAGGGCCTTCGGGTCCGCCACGACATCGGCAAAGCCGACCTCGTCCAGCAACGTATCGATCACATGAACGACATCCGCGGTGGCGCGGACTGA
- a CDS encoding thioredoxin domain-containing protein, whose translation MSDATDPTARNRLDEAESPYLRQHADNPVNWQPWDETALEAAKERDVPIFLSIGYAACHWCHVMEEESFENEAIAQQLNENFVPIKVDREERPDLDSVYMSICQQVTGGGGWPLSAWLTPEGKPFYVGTYFPPEEKRGQPGFGDLLQRLAGSWSDPEQREEMANRAQQWTEAIESDLEATPADPEDPAEDIIQTAATIAHRGADRQDGGWGSGGPKFPQNGRLHALLRAHADGGQEDYLTVVEETLDVMADRGLYDHVGGGFHRYATDQQWAVPHFEKMLYDNAEIPRAFLAGYQAIGSERYASVVRETFEFVQRELQHPDGGFFSTLDAESAPVDDPEGETEEGLFYVWTPEQVRDAVDDETDADIFCDYFGVTERGNFEGATVLAVRKPMSVLTEEYERSEDEITASLQRALNQTFEARKERPRPARDEKVLAGWNGLMIRSLAEGAIVLDDAYADVAADALSFVREHLWDADANRLSRRYKDGDVAIDGYLEDYAFLGRGALTLFEATGDVEQLSFAMDLGDAITEAFWDEDEGTLFFTPTGGESLVARPQELTDQSTPSSTGVAVDLLLSLSHFSDDDRFETVAEQVIRTHADRVSSNPLQHASLTLATDTYEQGALELTLVGDQSAYPSEWTETLAERYIPRRLLAHRPADDSEFDQWLDALEVEKSPPIWAGREQVDGEPTVYACRNFACSPPKHDLWTALDWGTEADGAE comes from the coding sequence ATGAGCGACGCGACGGACCCGACGGCCCGAAACCGACTCGACGAGGCAGAGAGCCCGTATCTCCGCCAGCACGCGGACAATCCCGTCAACTGGCAGCCGTGGGACGAAACGGCCTTAGAAGCAGCGAAGGAACGGGACGTGCCCATCTTCCTCTCTATCGGCTACGCGGCGTGTCACTGGTGTCACGTCATGGAAGAGGAGAGCTTCGAGAACGAAGCCATCGCCCAGCAACTCAACGAGAACTTCGTCCCGATAAAGGTCGACCGCGAGGAGCGCCCGGACCTCGATTCGGTGTACATGAGCATCTGCCAGCAGGTGACCGGCGGCGGTGGCTGGCCGCTGTCGGCTTGGCTCACGCCAGAGGGGAAGCCGTTCTACGTCGGGACGTACTTCCCGCCCGAGGAAAAGCGCGGCCAGCCGGGCTTTGGCGACCTGCTCCAGCGCCTCGCGGGCTCGTGGTCGGACCCCGAACAGCGCGAAGAGATGGCGAACCGTGCCCAGCAGTGGACCGAGGCCATCGAAAGCGACCTCGAAGCGACGCCGGCCGACCCCGAAGACCCCGCCGAAGACATCATCCAGACCGCAGCGACCATCGCCCACCGCGGCGCGGACCGACAGGACGGTGGCTGGGGTTCTGGCGGGCCAAAGTTCCCCCAGAACGGGCGGTTGCACGCATTGCTTCGGGCCCACGCAGATGGTGGTCAAGAGGACTACCTGACCGTCGTCGAGGAGACGCTGGACGTGATGGCCGACCGGGGGCTGTACGACCACGTCGGCGGCGGCTTCCACCGCTACGCGACGGACCAGCAGTGGGCCGTCCCTCATTTCGAGAAGATGCTGTACGACAACGCAGAGATTCCCCGCGCTTTCCTCGCCGGCTATCAGGCTATCGGGTCGGAGCGCTACGCGTCGGTCGTTCGGGAGACGTTCGAGTTCGTCCAGCGCGAACTCCAACACCCCGACGGGGGCTTTTTCAGCACGCTGGACGCGGAGAGTGCCCCAGTCGACGACCCCGAGGGCGAGACAGAAGAAGGATTGTTCTACGTCTGGACGCCCGAACAGGTCCGTGATGCCGTCGACGACGAGACCGACGCGGACATCTTCTGTGACTACTTCGGCGTCACGGAGCGGGGCAACTTCGAGGGCGCAACGGTGCTCGCCGTCCGAAAACCGATGTCGGTGTTGACCGAGGAGTACGAGCGAAGCGAAGACGAAATCACGGCGAGCCTCCAGCGCGCTCTGAACCAGACGTTCGAGGCTCGCAAAGAGCGTCCCCGACCAGCCCGCGACGAGAAGGTGCTGGCCGGCTGGAACGGCCTGATGATACGGTCGCTGGCCGAGGGCGCTATCGTGCTGGACGACGCCTACGCAGACGTTGCCGCCGACGCCCTCTCGTTCGTCCGCGAGCACCTGTGGGACGCCGACGCGAACCGGCTCAGCCGTCGGTACAAGGACGGCGACGTGGCCATCGACGGGTATCTGGAGGACTACGCGTTCCTCGGCCGCGGCGCGCTGACGCTGTTCGAGGCGACCGGCGACGTGGAACAGCTGTCGTTCGCGATGGACCTCGGGGACGCAATCACCGAGGCGTTCTGGGACGAGGACGAGGGGACGCTGTTTTTCACGCCGACCGGCGGCGAGTCGCTGGTCGCCCGCCCGCAGGAACTCACTGACCAGTCGACCCCCTCCAGTACCGGCGTCGCGGTCGACCTCCTCTTGTCGCTGTCCCATTTCAGCGACGACGACCGCTTCGAGACGGTCGCCGAGCAGGTCATCCGGACCCACGCCGACCGGGTCTCCTCGAACCCGCTCCAACATGCCTCGCTCACGCTGGCGACGGACACCTACGAGCAGGGCGCGCTGGAACTCACACTAGTTGGCGACCAGTCAGCGTATCCGAGCGAGTGGACAGAGACCCTCGCCGAGCGCTACATTCCGCGCCGTTTGCTGGCCCACCGGCCGGCCGACGACAGCGAGTTCGACCAGTGGCTCGACGCGCTGGAGGTGGAGAAGTCACCGCCGATTTGGGCCGGCCGCGAACAAGTCGACGGCGAGCCGACGGTGTACGCCTGCCGGAACTTCGCCTGCTCGCCCCCGAAACACGACCTCTGGACGGCGCTGGACTGGGGCACAGAGGCTGACGGCGCGGAGTAA
- a CDS encoding thioredoxin family protein, with translation MSQTLETMEPNPVWVEDAYSDTVDVLTRYADEFEYKIWGGDWCKDCRAQLPDFGAALKAAGVPAEQIHHYPVEKEDDGSKTGPQVEAYDIELIPTVVVERDGEEIARFVEEEPVPIAVYLADQIEDAMA, from the coding sequence ATGAGTCAGACGCTCGAAACCATGGAGCCGAACCCGGTGTGGGTCGAAGACGCCTACTCCGACACTGTCGACGTTCTCACACGCTATGCCGACGAGTTCGAGTACAAGATCTGGGGCGGCGACTGGTGCAAGGACTGCCGGGCACAGCTTCCCGACTTCGGGGCGGCCCTGAAAGCCGCCGGGGTTCCTGCCGAGCAAATTCACCACTACCCCGTCGAGAAGGAAGACGACGGCTCGAAGACCGGGCCGCAGGTCGAGGCGTACGACATCGAACTGATTCCGACGGTCGTCGTCGAACGCGACGGCGAGGAGATCGCCCGCTTCGTCGAGGAGGAACCGGTTCCTATCGCGGTGTATCTCGCCGACCAGATCGAAGACGCGATGGCGTAA
- a CDS encoding glycoside hydrolase family 3 protein, with product MTDADHIEALLARLSRTQKLALVRGAADPEGTATGYLSGVEAAGIPPFRLVDGPLGIRAEGQRATAFPASIATAATFDPDLAQRQGAAMGREATALGQDVLLAPGANIIRVPHCGRNFEYLSEDPVHASAVGVGLIDGIQSEDIVATVKHFVANNQETHRTTVSAEVDERPLRELYLPPFRAAVDAGVGSVMTAYNRVNGTHMSDHERLVGDVLKGEWGFDGYVVSDWYGLESTVGAANAGLDLEMPGVPAPGAAEADGDESAAIEWPDGIPDATHAGLFGDPLAEAIDSGAVPADRLDDMVRRVLGQMDRFGRLGGDEATAEGGREDDNAGELDSQRHRDIAADVAARGTVLLDNDGVLPLDDGADVAVIGPSVDEPKLGGGGSSETTPIHSVTPVDGVESRAEGAVTTAFGVPRIESVSLFDLLPFVGEDEEADEAAEETVEREPSLDDATEAAASADVAVVFVRDATTEARDRESLALPGRQDELVSAVAAANENTVVVVRSGGPVELPWREDVAAVLEQWYPGQADGDAAAAVLYGDRDPSGRLPVTFAPAGEYPTAGAERRYPGVDDEAHYDEGVFVGYRHFDDAETDPTYPFGHGHSYASFEYGEAETTDEQTVAVPVENVADRPGREVVQAYVRPPSVDGVARPSRELAGFEAVQLDAGERQTVELALDDLAFSRYDPDSGWTVDTGTYTVEIGRSSRDIRTTVPVDR from the coding sequence ATGACCGATGCCGACCACATCGAAGCGCTGCTCGCCCGGCTGTCCCGTACACAGAAACTGGCTCTCGTTCGCGGCGCAGCCGACCCGGAGGGCACAGCAACGGGGTACCTTTCGGGCGTCGAGGCGGCCGGGATTCCGCCGTTTCGCCTCGTCGACGGGCCGCTAGGAATCCGCGCCGAGGGGCAACGCGCGACTGCATTTCCGGCGTCGATTGCGACCGCCGCGACGTTCGACCCCGACCTCGCCCAGCGACAGGGGGCGGCGATGGGCCGCGAAGCCACGGCGCTCGGTCAGGACGTACTGCTCGCGCCCGGGGCAAACATCATCCGGGTGCCACACTGCGGTCGCAACTTCGAATATCTCTCCGAGGACCCCGTTCACGCCAGTGCTGTCGGGGTCGGCCTTATCGACGGCATCCAGTCCGAAGACATCGTCGCCACGGTGAAACACTTCGTCGCCAACAATCAAGAGACACACCGCACCACCGTCAGCGCCGAGGTCGACGAGCGGCCGCTTCGGGAGCTGTATCTCCCGCCGTTCCGCGCGGCCGTCGACGCCGGCGTCGGGTCGGTGATGACGGCGTACAACCGCGTCAACGGAACCCACATGAGCGACCACGAGCGCCTCGTCGGCGACGTGCTCAAAGGCGAGTGGGGGTTCGACGGCTACGTCGTCTCGGACTGGTACGGACTGGAAAGTACCGTCGGCGCGGCGAACGCGGGGCTGGACTTGGAGATGCCCGGCGTGCCGGCCCCCGGAGCGGCTGAGGCCGACGGCGACGAATCGGCGGCCATCGAGTGGCCCGACGGCATCCCGGACGCGACGCACGCGGGCCTGTTCGGTGACCCGCTCGCGGAGGCCATCGACAGTGGCGCGGTTCCGGCCGACCGGCTGGACGACATGGTCCGGCGGGTTCTCGGACAGATGGACCGGTTCGGGCGGCTGGGCGGCGACGAGGCGACCGCGGAAGGCGGGAGAGAGGACGACAACGCGGGCGAACTCGACAGCCAGCGACACCGGGACATCGCCGCGGACGTGGCGGCTCGCGGAACCGTGCTGCTCGATAACGACGGCGTCCTGCCGCTCGACGACGGGGCGGACGTGGCCGTCATCGGACCGTCCGTCGACGAACCGAAACTGGGCGGTGGCGGCTCCTCCGAGACGACGCCGATTCACTCGGTGACTCCGGTGGATGGGGTCGAATCTCGCGCCGAGGGCGCAGTCACGACGGCGTTCGGCGTCCCACGGATCGAGTCCGTTTCGCTGTTCGACCTCTTGCCGTTCGTCGGCGAGGACGAGGAAGCCGACGAGGCGGCCGAGGAGACCGTCGAACGGGAGCCGTCGCTCGACGATGCAACCGAAGCGGCCGCGTCCGCCGATGTCGCCGTCGTGTTCGTCCGCGACGCGACGACGGAGGCACGGGACCGCGAGTCACTGGCGCTGCCGGGACGGCAAGACGAACTCGTTTCGGCTGTCGCCGCGGCCAACGAGAACACCGTGGTCGTCGTCAGGTCCGGTGGCCCCGTGGAACTTCCGTGGCGGGAGGACGTAGCTGCGGTCCTCGAACAGTGGTATCCGGGCCAAGCCGACGGCGATGCAGCGGCGGCCGTCCTCTACGGCGACCGCGACCCGAGCGGCCGGCTGCCAGTGACGTTCGCGCCGGCGGGCGAGTACCCGACCGCAGGGGCTGAGCGCCGCTACCCCGGTGTCGACGACGAAGCCCACTACGACGAGGGCGTGTTCGTCGGCTACCGGCACTTCGATGACGCCGAGACGGACCCGACCTACCCGTTCGGCCACGGGCACTCGTATGCCTCCTTTGAGTACGGGGAGGCCGAAACTACGGACGAGCAGACTGTCGCCGTCCCTGTCGAGAACGTCGCCGACAGGCCGGGCCGGGAAGTCGTTCAGGCCTACGTCCGACCGCCATCCGTGGACGGCGTTGCCCGCCCGTCGCGTGAGCTCGCTGGGTTTGAAGCCGTGCAACTGGACGCCGGTGAACGGCAGACCGTGGAACTGGCACTCGACGATCTCGCGTTCTCGCGGTACGACCCGGATTCCGGCTGGACGGTCGACACCGGAACGTACACCGTCGAAATCGGCCGGTCATCACGGGATATTCGGACGACCGTTCCAGTCGACCGATAG